TTCAGAAGACTGTCAGTGAAATTCGGTGCTATTCAAATGTATGGTGCTATTGTTTTTCTGTGACAATGTATGCAGACAGATGGCCTGCCAAATGAAAAGTTTTAAGTGGGAAAGGGGGTGTCTCCATTATACCCCTTCTATGAATCCAGAGTCATCCTCTCAGCCCTTGGGACATTAGGGTTCTGCAATCTGTTAATTTAACAAAGGGAAGTAACAATCCATATTGCCTACTGGGCATAAATACCTTGGAGATGAAGATGCCTAGCTGGGAGGCCTTTCCTCCTCGGATGTTAAATCCCAACTGTAAGACAAGAGCACAGAATGGGGGCTCAATGGAGACCACAAACACAAGAACAACTAGTAGCATCATCGTACAATAGCTCAGCTTGTGTGTCCCTGAGAGGAAAGTCAGAAGTTGCAGAAGTGTTATCTCAGCTTTTCTGTCCACAAGAAGGAAAGTTTCCTCACATCTGCACCTGCTTTCCAATCCATCCCCCCAACACTGCCAATTTGTGGTATGGACGAATCTAGCCTGAAATAAGGTTTCGTAAGTTCACCTGAGCTCCAGGAGGCTTCTTCAGTGTGATGGTTCGGGGCAGAAACTGGGTCAACTCATTGTTGTAGTCCGGGTGGTGTACCCTCTGCAAGACACAGCAACCCCAGAAATTTTACCAGTCTTACTTCACACCTACCTTCATCTGGAACACTAATGAATTACCCTGAAGTCAGGAAAAGGAAAGGTCATAGACTTAATTTAAGTAGAACAGATAACACTGACTAAATGAGTAGATGGATAGCACTGGGGCAGCCCAGTAGCTCCCCatttcttcaccttttttttttttttttgagatggagttttgctcttgttgcccaggctggagtgcaatggctcaatctcggctcaccgcaacctctgcctcccaggttcaagcaattctcccgcctcagcctccctagtagctgggattacaggcatgtgccaccacgcccggctaattttgtatttttagtagagacggggtttctccatgttggtcaggctggtctcgaactcccaacctcaggtgatccgcctgtttcggcctcccaaagtgctgggattacaggcatgagccaccgcgctgaaCCTCTTAACAGTATGGAAATGAAGGCTCCAAATTTCCAGAATTAACCGGTGTGAACAGACCCTAGCAGGAGGCTTCCATAAAGAAGTTCCCAATGGGTCCTGTTGCTCAGAATCCAGCTTCTGGGTCCTCTGGCTACAAGTGCTAAGATTCACTCTCCGTTTCGCCTTCTAACCCTGCTATCCTACCTTTCATGCATCATCTCATGCCCACGGGGAAAAAAATCTCCTACTCAGGAATACAGATGGTTCCCACCTCATGAGGAGGAATCCATGCTGGAGGATTCTCATAGGCAGGCAAGAAAACCACCGGGTAGTCATCATAAGGAATCCGGCTGTCCATCTCGGGCAAGGCCCTGGAAGAGTGAATCAGAACAGACAAAAAGTGGTTCAAAAGGGAGAGCAGCCCAGCAAGTTTCAGAAAGCAGCTCCAACCCATTCCAAGGCAGTCAGTCTACAGGCCCAGCCCATATCTAGATGTTAAGgttggaggagagaaggaagacagaagaaaacTCTTAACTTAGCTAAACATCTTCTGGATGCCAAGCAACCTGTCAGGTACTCTAGAAAGAGGACCTCATTTTTCACAATCCTGCAAAACAGATGTTACCGTCTTAAACCTGGAGAAGAGGAAATCAGGGTCGAGTCTAAAAAGATCTACTTTCGAAGCCCAAGGGAGTGTTAACTATCCGCAGGGACTCGGGGCAAGGCACCGCCCCACATTTCCTAGATGTGATTAGTAATGGTAGGGTCCTTAGATCGACCCTTCCTTCACCTGACCAGCCACCTCCCACGTCCCCGCCCCACATTCTGCCTGAGACCCGCACTCTCAGCCGCATAAACGCCGCACCACCTCACCAGTGGGCAGTCCACAGCGACCTCAGACTCCGCTCACCGACAATTCAGTCTGGGAACCGGAAGCGGATGCTCCGCAGGGTCGAAAAGAGGCCGGGCCAGGGTGCAACGAGCTGACCCTCCCCTTCCCACCGCGCCGGCCTGCGCGCGCCGACGTGCGCGCTCCGTCCTCGGGCAGTCCGCACTGCAATTGGTTGGCGTCTCCGGGACGGATTTGAAACTTGGCGGTTAAAGCTCCGGCTGGGACAGGGCGGCGGGAGGCCCAGGGAGAACGGGGAAGGGACATTTAGTTTGGTGAGTTACGGGGGCACACCTTAGCTCAGAACCTGTTTTTACCCAGTACCCTAGGGCTTTGGTTCTTTGTCGCCGTCCCCGTTGGagttttttctttgcctttcagaAGCCCGTGCACTCTCTTTAGAGTGCAGGGCTGACGGGCGGTCCAGCCCTGGCCAAGTCATGGAGCGTGAATCTCCCAAGTCAGTGTTCCCGCTGAGGAGAGTCGGAACCGGGGAGGACGCCCTCCCACCCCTGCTGACCTGCTAACATTCATCAGCGAGCCTTCTTTTTCCCCCTCGCAGAGACGGTGCTGAGATAGGATCATGAAGGAAGAGGTGAAGGGAATTCCTGTAAGAGTGGCGCTGCGTTGTCGCCCTCTGGTCCCCAAAGAGATTAGCGAGGGCTGCCAGATGTGCCTTTCCTTCGTGCCCGGAGAGCCTCAGGTGCGTAGCAGAGTCCAGAGCCTGTGTCTGAACAGCTGGGGCCAAATGGTAACGAGGGGTGTGGTCTTGCCTTTCATTTTTAACCTTACGCCTTGTCCGGTGCCTTCTCTAGGTGGTGGTTGGTACAGATAAATCCTTCACCTACGATTTTGTATTTGATCCCTCTACTGAACAGGAAGAAGTCTTCAATACAGCAGTAGCGCCACTCATAAAAGGTGTATTTAAAGGTG
The Gorilla gorilla gorilla isolate KB3781 chromosome X, NHGRI_mGorGor1-v2.1_pri, whole genome shotgun sequence genome window above contains:
- the PDZD11 gene encoding PDZ domain-containing protein 11, whose product is MDSRIPYDDYPVVFLPAYENPPAWIPPHERVHHPDYNNELTQFLPRTITLKKPPGAQLGFNIRGGKASQLGIFISKVIPDSDAHRAGLQEGDQVLAVNDVDFQDIEHSKAVEILKTAREISMRVRFFPYNYHRQKERTVH